The sequence ATTGACCGACTAGACTTCATCGAAGAAGGTTTTATGGACGGTTTGATGGATGTTTTGACCATCCGAGTAGGTATGGATCAAATCAACTATGGTGATGCACACTTCCGCAGATCAGATAACGCTGCTGCTCTCTACAATCCATTTGTAGGTAACTACATCATGGACAACTTCACTACTGAGCCTTTCATGGAATTAACTTACCAGAATTCAGGCATCATTGGTGTGATAGGTGCAACTAATGGCCGACTAAACCAAAGCGTAACTTCTACTGATGATGGTATTGTACTCTTCGGTAAGTTAGGATACGACAAGCAGCTGAACGAAGACCTGAGATTCCGTCTCACCGGTTCTTTCTACAATAGCTCCGAAGAAAGCACACGTGACTATATCTACGGTGGTGACCGTGCCGGTGGACGTTACTACGCAGTAATGGAAGGAGGCGACTTCTCCGGACGATTCAATCCTGGCTTTGGCTCTCAAACAGCTTTCCAAATCAACCCATTCGTAAAATTCCAGGGACTTGAATTTTTTGGAATCTTTGAGCAAACAAGCAACAGCGCTGATGCAGGTGGCTCTTTCACTCAACTTGGTGGAGAAGTTATCTACCGATTTGGAGCTGACGAAGACATCTACCTAGGTGGACGTTATAACATGATAAGCGGCGAAAGAACTGATGCTGCCGCAACTCAGGAAATTAGCAGAATCAACTTCGGTGGTGGCTGGTTCATGACTGACAACGTACTTACAAAACTAGAATATGTCTCACAATCTTACGATGGTGACGGCTGGAACACTAGCCTATACAACGGTGGCGAATTTAGCGGAATCATGTTAGAAGCTGTGATAAGCTTCTGATATACCGACCTCATAGGAAAAGGGCGCGCTGTGAAAGGCTCGCCCTTTCTGCGTCAATGAGTTTCTAAACCAAACCGTCAGCTGATTAAATCAGCTGACGGTTTTTTTATTTGGGAGAAATTGCTGGAAGAGATAATTAGGAAGAGGAATATCAGGAATCCAAACGGATTGCCAAATCAAAAACGATGTTGAGCTCATCGCTTACCTGAACAAGACCAAAAAGGGGAGATGGAGGCGTAAGACCAAAGTCAGTCATATACAGAATTTTATTTCCTCCTACAATTACCCGGTCCTCCATGCTGGAAAAAGCGTTTAAGGGTACATTATATTTTCGTTCAACTCCGGCAATAGTGATAGTGACTTTTGCTGTTTGTGGAATCAGGTCCAGTGAGTCTTTCAGAACTAATTCATTCAGGGTGATTTGTATGAAAGGATGTTCTTCATATTTGAGTGTACTGCGGAAATCTCTGTTGATAGCTTTTTTCCCACAGTCAAACTTGTTCACTTCCAAAAATAAGGAAACACCACTCACATCAATAGTTTCACCAATGTATTGATAGGTGAAATTGAGAGAGTCCCGTTGCAGCTCATGCTCAGAGAGACAGCGGAAATCATTCACATTTGATTTTCCATTAATGCTTAACTTACTCTGATTCGTAAACTGAACCTGTCCGGTTTGTGCGAGGGCATAAGCAGGAAGGGTACAGATTGCCGGAATCAGTATTTTTTGAAGAATTTTTTTCGTTCTCATAGTTTAAGCGGAAAGTAACGTACTATTTTAAATTTTTGATGAATCTTTAAGTTTAATGAACCAAGAATTATTACAAGCAGCAACTGAAATAGCCAAAATTGGCGGACATCACACCTTAAAATACTTTAAAAAAAATGTAGAGGTAATAAGTAAAGCAGATGATTCGCCTGTAACTATTGCAGACAAAGAAACTGAGCAGATAATCCGAAAAGAAATCCAGAAAAGATATCCTGATCATGGAATTATTGGAGAAGAATTTGGGAGGACTAACGAAGACAGCAACATACAGTGGGTGCTTGACCCTATTGACGGGACAAAGTCTTTTATCCATGGAATACCTTTCTATACAACTCTGATTGGCATTTTGATAGATAACGAGCCACAGGTTGGAATCATTTACGCACCGGCACTTGAAGAGATTTGTGTCGCGGCCATTGGTGAGGGAGCTACCTTAAATGGAGAGCCTTGCAAAGTACGTGATACGGAACAACTCGAGGATGCCACGCTGTTGGTAACAGAGATATACCGCTTTAAAGAAATGGATCAACAGGAAGTTTTTGAGGAACTCATGTCCAAAACTAAACTACATAGAACATGGGGTGATGCCTATGGACACATGATGGTTGCTACCGGTAGGGCTGACGTTATGTACGATCCCATTCTTAATATTTGGGATGCAGCCGCGTTATTACCCGTGATGCGAGAAGCCGGTGGCGTATTCAGTGATATTGAAGGAAATGAAACTATCCATTCCGGAAATGGATTTTCGACAAATAAAGCATTATTCCCGGAAGTAAAGAAAATATTTGAAGCACACAGCAAATAATGAATAAACTACTGACCGCACTTTTTCTGTTTCTTTTTTCAACCGTTACCTTTGCTCAAAGTCAGGTAGACTGGAAGTATCAATCCTATCCTGAATTACCATTTGAACTGAGTCATATTCAGCTTGATTTAAATATTGAGGCTGAGTCTTCTCTGGTTAAAGGAGTAGGAAGATATGAACTGACTTCCCGCAGGCCAGATTTAGCTCAAATCATTTTCAATACCTCCGACCTGGATGTGAAAGAGATTTCATCAGAAGGTAATGCCATGGATTTTGAGGTAAGTAATGATTCTCTGATTATCAGTTTGGCCGATACCCTTGGCATTGGGGATGAAGTTCAGTTTTTGATTACGTGGGAAAGTAACTCACCATATGGCATCCATAGTGATATTTATGGAAATCTATGGACTTCTCTGAATCCCAAAGCAAGACTGCATTGGATGCCAATTCCGGATCACCCAGAGGTGACAGCTACTTT comes from Balneola sp. and encodes:
- the hisN gene encoding histidinol-phosphatase, coding for MNQELLQAATEIAKIGGHHTLKYFKKNVEVISKADDSPVTIADKETEQIIRKEIQKRYPDHGIIGEEFGRTNEDSNIQWVLDPIDGTKSFIHGIPFYTTLIGILIDNEPQVGIIYAPALEEICVAAIGEGATLNGEPCKVRDTEQLEDATLLVTEIYRFKEMDQQEVFEELMSKTKLHRTWGDAYGHMMVATGRADVMYDPILNIWDAAALLPVMREAGGVFSDIEGNETIHSGNGFSTNKALFPEVKKIFEAHSK